A part of Limihaloglobus sulfuriphilus genomic DNA contains:
- a CDS encoding DNA-binding transcriptional regulator yields MHQKRLILFFDMSISHHLASGVVRYFKNHTDWTLHVEPGFSTTRLPEMNLQDNLSGISGILVQTQYSPVLEKYLQNLKLPVIAAIDKKVANCINVIADEELISQNAYETLSQIGFSNFAFYGYSNKIFSINRRKTFVKKLKAAGITPHTYQDDYYDHMVTWSWDAEKLSDWLKSLPKPVGIMCCCDHTAFRLVNTCKELGIDIPERVAVLSVGDNRLICSLNNPEISSITMDFEQSGYLAAELLQKAAQKKTRKTELVLVPPKYVSKRHSTDILITPDSEVTKAIRYIHSSAGNLTSVADVVRITNNSRRHLERKFKEIFKRTIYQEIRRVKVEHIARMLLDTNLTVSEISYTLGYMGDSHIRRYFKAETGMTPTQYRNKSRK; encoded by the coding sequence ATGCATCAAAAAAGACTGATTCTGTTTTTTGATATGTCAATAAGCCATCATTTGGCCTCGGGAGTTGTCCGGTACTTCAAAAATCACACTGACTGGACTTTGCATGTAGAGCCCGGTTTTTCAACAACGAGACTGCCGGAAATGAACTTACAGGACAACCTTTCGGGGATTTCGGGCATTCTGGTACAGACGCAATACTCCCCTGTGCTTGAAAAATACCTCCAGAATTTAAAACTCCCTGTTATTGCCGCAATAGATAAAAAAGTCGCAAACTGCATCAACGTCATCGCGGACGAAGAGCTGATATCTCAAAACGCTTACGAGACACTTTCGCAAATCGGCTTCAGCAATTTTGCCTTTTACGGCTACAGCAACAAGATTTTTTCCATAAACAGAAGAAAAACCTTTGTAAAGAAACTCAAAGCCGCCGGCATAACTCCGCACACATATCAGGACGACTACTACGACCACATGGTCACCTGGTCCTGGGACGCAGAAAAACTTTCTGACTGGCTAAAATCTCTGCCAAAACCGGTCGGTATAATGTGCTGCTGCGACCATACGGCATTCCGGCTCGTAAATACCTGTAAAGAGCTGGGGATAGATATACCTGAAAGGGTTGCTGTCCTAAGTGTCGGCGATAACAGGCTTATATGCTCTCTGAATAATCCTGAAATTTCAAGTATAACAATGGATTTCGAACAATCCGGATACCTCGCCGCGGAACTTCTCCAGAAAGCCGCACAGAAAAAAACAAGAAAAACAGAATTGGTTTTAGTCCCGCCCAAATACGTATCGAAAAGACATTCCACTGATATTCTGATAACCCCCGATTCCGAGGTTACCAAAGCCATACGCTACATACACAGCAGCGCCGGCAACCTGACAAGCGTTGCCGATGTAGTAAGGATCACAAACAATTCCAGGCGGCATCTGGAAAGAAAATTCAAGGAAATATTCAAAAGAACCATATATCAGGAAATACGCAGGGTAAAGGTCGAGCATATCGCCAGGATGCTGCTCGATACCAACCTTACCGTTTCCGAAATTTCCTACACCCTCGGGTATATGGGAGATTCACATATCAGAAGGTACTTCAAAGCAGAAACCGGAATGACACCAACCCAATACCGCAACAAATCCAGAAAGTAA
- a CDS encoding MFS transporter, with protein sequence MIRKAEHRNPWYFVPTLAFTLGITLIIVNQVASMMYASLGVSTQLIGVLTILGLPIAFNVFFAPFVDSYSTKRNWILGTQAALVVCLLFLAVCLLIDFHVVAVSIVLVGLLALAAGVYAIPNGGFFVEALTKKEQGFFVGINTAFIRIAIIFTTGVLVIISGKFGEKVNNIHYGWSLFFFMCAFAVLITSVWHLFIMPYPKTPLRKEKQGYLAPFKEFFTQQGALLFVSYILVFRLGEGLLTIMSSPFFLNSAEQGGLGMTVAEVGFAKGTVGVAASIIGGVLAGVFLKGKHYRKMIIIFAICMTAPNALYIYLARFQPQEMAEINLSFIPALFGSAAQWTAMVNIKTLAAIAIETFGYGLGYTAFVFVVYRIAEASSFRATTISIAMALQNVGWTFSGFVSGFIQSAVGYEILFTLSILLSIPGIILLVLLLRKREI encoded by the coding sequence ATGATAAGAAAAGCAGAACACCGAAACCCCTGGTACTTCGTACCGACACTGGCTTTTACACTTGGAATAACACTGATCATAGTAAATCAGGTAGCATCAATGATGTACGCCTCACTTGGAGTTTCCACCCAGCTGATAGGCGTTCTGACAATCCTGGGCCTGCCGATCGCGTTCAATGTGTTTTTTGCGCCGTTTGTTGATTCATACAGCACAAAACGTAACTGGATTCTCGGTACTCAGGCCGCTCTTGTAGTGTGCCTGCTTTTTTTGGCGGTTTGTCTGTTGATCGACTTCCATGTCGTTGCCGTCTCGATCGTGCTTGTGGGCCTGCTTGCGCTGGCGGCGGGGGTATATGCCATACCCAACGGCGGCTTCTTCGTAGAGGCTCTTACAAAAAAGGAACAGGGCTTTTTTGTCGGCATAAACACCGCTTTTATAAGGATTGCTATCATCTTCACTACCGGTGTACTTGTAATAATCAGCGGAAAGTTCGGCGAAAAAGTAAATAACATACATTACGGCTGGAGTCTGTTTTTCTTCATGTGTGCTTTCGCCGTTCTTATCACTTCTGTATGGCATCTATTCATAATGCCTTATCCGAAAACGCCTCTAAGAAAGGAAAAACAAGGCTACCTGGCACCATTTAAGGAATTCTTCACCCAGCAGGGAGCCCTGCTTTTTGTTTCATATATACTTGTATTTCGCCTTGGCGAGGGACTGCTGACGATCATGTCATCGCCATTCTTCCTAAACAGCGCCGAACAAGGCGGGCTGGGCATGACCGTTGCCGAGGTCGGCTTTGCCAAGGGAACTGTCGGAGTTGCGGCATCAATCATTGGCGGCGTTTTGGCGGGCGTCTTCCTCAAAGGAAAACACTATCGCAAAATGATCATAATATTCGCGATATGCATGACCGCCCCTAACGCACTGTATATCTATCTGGCACGTTTTCAGCCCCAGGAGATGGCAGAGATAAACCTCTCGTTTATTCCGGCGCTGTTTGGCTCGGCCGCCCAGTGGACAGCGATGGTCAACATAAAAACCCTCGCCGCCATAGCCATCGAGACTTTCGGCTACGGCCTGGGATACACGGCGTTTGTTTTTGTCGTTTACAGAATAGCCGAAGCAAGCAGTTTTCGCGCTACCACGATTTCAATAGCAATGGCGCTGCAGAATGTCGGCTGGACGTTTTCTGGCTTTGTCAGCGGATTTATACAGTCCGCCGTAGGATATGAAATACTATTTACCCTCAGCATACTTTTATCAATCCCCGGCATAATACTGCTGGTGTTGCTTTTAAGAAAACGAGAGATATAA
- a CDS encoding PEP-CTERM sorting domain-containing protein — protein sequence MKQCEMRKCVLVSILVMLITSVTYGAIGGWMYWDGEGSDDLWTTDANWRRTDGAYPDNTPPNADCNVSLGYFSTYSPAYAQITEGMNITIYGFSIGNRGQGTLDMTGGTLNTHYINNTQSDTSATAVLNLYGGTINVTTSIGVARDGTGTINVEGGTINCNLVMFALNSTGVGTINLNGGELVVDYDTENPDQNNLQIRDGSKFVISDGVLRYNTGGLLTVADFEAFADAGKILADTSVDPLNEISIDTVGDYIVVTAVPEPATMLLLGLGGLVLRKRR from the coding sequence ATGAAACAGTGTGAAATGAGAAAATGTGTTTTAGTGTCAATCTTAGTTATGCTTATTACGTCAGTTACATATGGCGCCATCGGCGGCTGGATGTACTGGGACGGCGAAGGCAGCGATGACCTCTGGACCACAGACGCTAACTGGAGGCGTACCGACGGGGCATATCCTGATAATACGCCGCCAAACGCGGACTGTAATGTATCGCTGGGGTATTTTTCCACCTATTCGCCGGCTTATGCCCAGATAACCGAAGGGATGAATATAACCATCTACGGTTTCAGCATCGGCAACCGCGGCCAGGGTACTCTTGATATGACAGGCGGAACTTTGAATACGCATTATATCAACAATACACAGAGTGACACTTCAGCGACTGCTGTTTTGAATCTGTATGGCGGCACAATCAATGTTACAACCAGTATTGGTGTGGCACGTGACGGCACAGGGACAATCAATGTCGAAGGCGGAACCATCAACTGCAACCTGGTTATGTTTGCCCTGAATTCAACCGGTGTTGGTACAATTAACCTCAACGGCGGTGAGCTGGTGGTTGATTATGACACGGAAAATCCAGACCAGAACAACCTGCAAATCCGCGACGGAAGCAAATTTGTTATCTCTGACGGTGTTCTCAGGTACAATACCGGCGGGCTGCTGACAGTTGCAGATTTTGAAGCATTTGCAGATGCGGGTAAAATACTTGCGGATACTTCCGTTGACCCTCTAAATGAGATAAGCATCGATACCGTTGGTGATTACATTGTTGTTACCGCAGTTCCGGAGCCTGCAACGATGCTATTGCTTGGTCTGGGCGGGTTGGTGCTTAGAAAACGCCGCTGA